In Pseudonocardia sp. C8, one genomic interval encodes:
- a CDS encoding histidine phosphatase family protein → MATLILLRHGRSTANTEGVLAGRTPGVELDDRGREQAAAVVDRLAGLPIASVVTSPMVRCRQTVAPLAAARGLEPVVEDGLAEVDYGSWTGRKISELVSEDLWKVVQSHPSAAVFPDGESLAGMQARAVAAVRRQVARAADEHGENAIVLACSHGDVIKAVLADALASHLDNFQRIVVDTASVSVIAYTALRPFVARMNEQSGDVTSLVPPPPSEEESTSDAVVGGSTNA, encoded by the coding sequence GTGGCGACCTTGATCCTCCTGCGGCACGGGCGCTCGACGGCGAACACCGAGGGTGTCCTGGCCGGGCGCACCCCCGGCGTCGAGCTCGACGACCGCGGCCGGGAACAGGCGGCGGCCGTCGTCGACCGCCTGGCCGGCCTGCCGATCGCCTCCGTCGTGACCTCGCCGATGGTGCGGTGCCGGCAGACCGTGGCGCCGCTGGCCGCCGCCCGCGGCCTCGAGCCGGTGGTCGAGGACGGCCTGGCCGAGGTCGACTACGGCTCCTGGACCGGCCGGAAGATCAGCGAGCTGGTGTCCGAGGACCTGTGGAAGGTGGTGCAGTCGCACCCGTCGGCCGCCGTGTTCCCGGACGGCGAGTCCCTCGCCGGGATGCAGGCCCGCGCGGTGGCGGCCGTCCGCCGGCAGGTCGCACGCGCCGCGGACGAGCACGGCGAGAACGCGATCGTGCTCGCCTGCAGCCACGGCGACGTCATCAAGGCGGTGCTGGCCGACGCCCTGGCCAGCCACCTCGACAACTTCCAGCGGATCGTCGTCGACACCGCATCGGTGAGCGTGATCGCCTACACGGCGCTGCGGCCGTTCGTGGCCCGGATGAACGAGCAGTCCGGTGACGTCACGAGCCTGGTCCCGCCACCGCCGTCGGAGGAGGAATCGACTTCGGACGCCGTCGTCGGGGGGTCCACCAACGCGTGA
- a CDS encoding M20/M25/M40 family metallo-hydrolase, which yields MTGDASETPTSDAAATGEAAGAEAEVVQLCSELIRIDTTNTADPATLAGEAEAAEYVAAKLTEVGYEVELVESGAPKRMNVFARLPGADPSRGALLMHGHLDVVPADASEWSVHPFSGAVRDGYVWGRGAVDMKDMDAMMLAVARRFKREGVVPPRDIVWAFVADEEAGGKYGSQWLVEHRPDLFSGCTEAVGEVGGFSLTLGEDQRAYLIESAEKGIAWMRLRAKGKPGHGSFLHDENAVTTLAEAVARLGNHTFPLVVTDTVRAFLERMTELTGVEYPEDDLEGALAKLGPISRIVGATVRDTANPTMLNAGYKANVIPSTAEAVVDCRVLPGREEAFLREVDELLGPDVEREWVTDLPPVETPFEGPLTEAMQAALRTEDPTAEIVPYMLSGGTDAKAFSALGMNCYGFAPLRLPPELDFASLFHGIDERVPVDALRFGTRVLDRFLRNA from the coding sequence ATGACGGGCGACGCGAGCGAGACCCCGACCAGTGACGCGGCGGCCACCGGTGAGGCGGCCGGTGCGGAGGCCGAGGTCGTCCAGCTGTGTTCCGAGCTGATCCGGATCGACACCACCAACACCGCCGACCCGGCGACCCTCGCGGGGGAGGCGGAGGCCGCCGAGTACGTGGCGGCGAAGCTGACCGAGGTCGGCTACGAGGTGGAGCTGGTCGAGTCCGGGGCGCCGAAGCGGATGAACGTGTTCGCCCGGCTGCCCGGGGCCGACCCGTCCCGGGGTGCGCTGCTGATGCACGGGCACCTCGACGTCGTCCCGGCGGACGCGAGCGAGTGGTCGGTGCACCCGTTCTCCGGCGCGGTGCGCGACGGCTACGTCTGGGGCCGCGGCGCCGTCGACATGAAGGACATGGACGCGATGATGCTGGCAGTGGCCCGCCGCTTCAAGCGTGAGGGTGTCGTGCCGCCGCGGGACATCGTGTGGGCGTTCGTCGCCGACGAGGAGGCCGGCGGGAAGTACGGGTCGCAGTGGCTCGTCGAGCACCGTCCGGACCTGTTCTCCGGGTGCACCGAGGCGGTCGGTGAGGTCGGCGGGTTCTCGCTGACCCTGGGCGAGGACCAGCGCGCGTACCTGATCGAGTCGGCGGAGAAGGGCATCGCCTGGATGCGGCTGCGCGCCAAGGGCAAGCCCGGGCACGGTTCGTTCCTGCACGACGAGAACGCCGTCACGACGCTCGCCGAGGCCGTCGCGCGGCTGGGGAACCACACGTTCCCGCTGGTGGTCACCGACACCGTGCGGGCGTTCCTGGAGCGGATGACCGAGCTGACCGGCGTCGAGTACCCGGAGGACGACCTCGAGGGCGCGCTGGCGAAGCTCGGCCCGATCTCGCGGATCGTCGGGGCGACCGTCCGGGACACCGCGAACCCGACCATGCTGAATGCCGGCTACAAGGCCAACGTGATCCCGTCGACGGCGGAGGCGGTCGTCGACTGCCGGGTCCTGCCGGGTCGGGAGGAGGCGTTCTTGCGCGAGGTCGACGAGCTGCTCGGCCCGGACGTCGAGCGCGAGTGGGTCACCGACCTGCCGCCGGTGGAGACGCCGTTCGAGGGGCCGCTGACCGAGGCGATGCAGGCGGCGCTGCGCACCGAGGACCCGACCGCGGAGATCGTGCCCTACATGCTGTCCGGCGGGACCGACGCGAAGGCGTTCTCGGCGCTGGGGATGAACTGCTACGGCTTCGCGCCGCTGCGGCTGCCGCCGGAGCTGGACTTCGCGTCGCTCTTCCACGGGATCGACGAGCGGGTGCCGGTGGACGCGCTGCGGTTCGGCACCCGGGTGCTGGACCGCTTCCTGCGGAACGCCTGA
- a CDS encoding SCO1664 family protein, giving the protein MSPTPQLRDPAVPEILDRGRMEITGRLVDASNATLFGTVALDGVELRCVYKPVRGERPLWDFPDGTLAGREVGAYLVSEVSGLHVVPPTVLRAEAPFGPGMVQAWVSSGDESALTEPSSDGFDGELDEETIRLAAETLVELCEPDTVPDGWLPVLRARDGAGDPVVLVHADHPRLRAMALFDVVVNNADRKGGHVIVAGDGGVYGVDHGLTLHADPKLRTVLWGWIGDDIGEEHTAQLKELRARLAGDFADVLGEHVTRREIAALRSRIDHLLAEPRFPGPEGYGPAIPWPAF; this is encoded by the coding sequence GTGAGCCCGACCCCGCAGCTGCGCGACCCGGCCGTGCCGGAGATCCTCGACCGGGGCCGCATGGAGATCACCGGCCGGCTGGTGGACGCGTCCAACGCGACCCTGTTCGGCACCGTCGCCCTCGACGGCGTCGAGCTGCGCTGCGTCTACAAGCCGGTGCGCGGGGAGCGCCCGCTGTGGGACTTCCCGGACGGCACGCTGGCGGGGCGCGAGGTCGGCGCCTACCTCGTCTCCGAGGTCTCCGGGCTGCACGTGGTCCCACCGACGGTGCTGCGCGCGGAGGCGCCGTTCGGGCCGGGGATGGTGCAGGCCTGGGTGTCCTCGGGGGACGAGAGCGCGCTCACCGAGCCCTCCTCCGACGGCTTCGACGGCGAGCTGGATGAGGAGACGATCCGGCTCGCCGCCGAGACGCTGGTCGAGCTGTGCGAGCCGGACACCGTCCCGGACGGCTGGCTGCCGGTGCTGCGGGCCCGGGACGGCGCCGGGGACCCGGTCGTCCTCGTGCACGCCGACCACCCGCGGCTGCGGGCGATGGCGCTGTTCGACGTGGTCGTCAACAACGCCGACCGCAAGGGCGGGCACGTCATCGTGGCCGGGGACGGCGGGGTCTACGGCGTCGACCACGGGCTGACCCTGCACGCGGATCCGAAGCTGCGCACGGTGCTGTGGGGCTGGATCGGCGACGACATCGGCGAGGAGCACACCGCGCAGCTCAAGGAGCTGCGGGCCCGGCTCGCCGGGGACTTCGCCGACGTCCTCGGCGAGCACGTGACCCGCCGGGAGATCGCCGCGCTGCGCTCCCGGATCGACCACCTGCTCGCCGAGCCCCGCTTCCCCGGGCCGGAGGGGTACGGGCCGGCGATCCCCTGGCCCGCGTTCTAG
- a CDS encoding VOC family protein, with protein MAELNHTIVHSRDKRAGAAYLTEILGLAEPQPFGPFQVVEVANRVNLDYMDADPDAEITPQHYAFLVSDDEFDAALARITARGQQYWADPGANRAGEINTNDGGRGLYFQDPSGHWMEILTVPYGGG; from the coding sequence ATGGCAGAGCTGAACCACACCATCGTCCACTCCCGGGACAAGCGGGCCGGCGCCGCGTACCTGACCGAGATCCTCGGGCTCGCGGAGCCGCAGCCGTTCGGGCCGTTCCAGGTCGTCGAGGTCGCGAACCGGGTGAACCTCGACTACATGGACGCCGACCCGGACGCCGAGATCACCCCGCAGCACTACGCGTTCCTGGTGTCCGACGACGAGTTCGACGCGGCACTGGCCCGGATCACCGCGCGCGGGCAGCAGTACTGGGCCGATCCCGGGGCGAACCGCGCCGGGGAGATCAACACCAACGACGGCGGGCGCGGCCTCTACTTCCAGGATCCGTCGGGCCACTGGATGGAGATCCTCACGGTGCCCTACGGCGGCGGCTGA
- a CDS encoding UvrD-helicase domain-containing protein has product MDRNGAASPLPDDTEHDTAAETRQIRRLHALLTAELEDATARTQGVLGGATGEELSARWERDVAVHRWSDRAAALRAARSGLCFGRLDHTGGTTSYIGRIGLTDPADGESALLDWRAPDARPFYCATPVTPLGVTRRRHFEIAGTAPDERVAAFHDDVLDESVAAETDAGSASDPALLAALTAPRGSTMRDIVTTIQAEQDEIIRLPLSGTVVIEGGPGTGKTAVALHRVAYLLYTHRERLARSGVLVVGPSAGFIRYVGGVLPALGESAVVFTTPGRLAHGVVATAVDPPEVARTKGDLAMVDVLRRAVADRQELPGEPIPIELEDVTVEIDDATAAEARRRARATGFPHNRARATFRDALGGLLVDQGLERLDHRLEDPPELAELLAGLGDLPEIEPAGAAEVTAELRQGLRDNLRADLGFHAAVERLWPVLTPQRALAELYGSPGRLAAAGDGRDLSGLARDRGAEWTVADAPLLDELAELLGEPPAGHAGPAEPDGRYASEVLSILESADRELAGEDPDELRPTDFVTADVLAARHVAGTSGTVAERAAADRDWRYGHLVVDEAQELSAMDWHVLLRRCPSRSITAVGDLAQRSAPAGAASWADVLGPHLAERWTHRTLTVNYRTPTEIMTPAAAVLAGYAPDHTPPVSVRATGVHPWERTVPAHALAGALRAAVDEEQERVGQGTVAVIAAGTADLPALDGVPVHTPVSAKGLEFDAVVIVDPERVRAANPADLYVSMTRATQRLGQLRCS; this is encoded by the coding sequence CGCAGCCAGCCCCCTCCCGGACGACACCGAGCACGACACCGCCGCCGAGACCCGGCAGATCCGCCGGTTGCACGCACTGCTCACCGCCGAGCTCGAGGACGCCACCGCCCGCACGCAGGGCGTGCTGGGTGGCGCCACCGGCGAGGAGCTCAGCGCCCGCTGGGAGCGCGACGTCGCGGTGCACCGCTGGTCGGACCGGGCCGCCGCGCTCCGGGCCGCCCGGTCCGGGCTGTGCTTCGGCCGGCTCGACCACACCGGCGGGACGACGAGCTACATCGGACGGATCGGCCTCACCGACCCCGCCGACGGGGAGAGCGCGCTGCTCGACTGGCGGGCCCCCGACGCGCGGCCGTTCTACTGCGCGACCCCGGTGACACCGCTCGGCGTGACCCGCAGGCGGCACTTCGAGATCGCCGGGACGGCCCCGGACGAGCGCGTCGCCGCGTTCCACGACGACGTGCTGGACGAGTCGGTGGCCGCGGAGACCGACGCCGGGTCCGCGTCCGACCCGGCCCTGCTCGCGGCGCTGACGGCCCCGCGCGGGTCGACGATGCGCGACATCGTCACGACGATCCAGGCCGAGCAGGACGAGATCATCCGGCTGCCACTGTCCGGCACCGTGGTCATCGAGGGCGGGCCGGGCACCGGCAAGACCGCGGTCGCGCTGCACCGCGTCGCGTACCTGCTCTACACCCACCGCGAGCGGCTGGCCCGCAGCGGCGTGCTGGTCGTCGGCCCGAGCGCCGGGTTCATCCGTTACGTCGGCGGCGTGCTCCCCGCGCTCGGCGAGTCCGCGGTCGTGTTCACCACGCCCGGCCGGCTGGCGCACGGCGTCGTCGCGACCGCCGTCGACCCGCCCGAGGTGGCCCGCACCAAGGGCGACCTGGCGATGGTGGACGTGCTGCGCCGGGCCGTCGCCGACCGGCAGGAGCTGCCCGGCGAGCCGATCCCGATCGAGCTGGAGGACGTCACCGTCGAGATCGACGACGCGACGGCCGCCGAGGCACGCCGCCGTGCCCGGGCGACCGGGTTCCCGCACAACCGGGCGCGGGCCACGTTCCGCGACGCGCTCGGCGGCCTGCTCGTCGACCAGGGCCTGGAGCGGCTCGACCACCGGCTCGAGGACCCGCCGGAGCTGGCCGAGCTCCTGGCCGGGCTCGGCGACCTCCCGGAGATCGAGCCGGCGGGCGCGGCCGAGGTGACCGCCGAGCTGCGCCAGGGGCTGCGCGACAACCTGCGGGCCGACCTCGGCTTCCACGCCGCGGTCGAGCGGCTCTGGCCGGTGCTCACCCCGCAGCGCGCGCTCGCCGAGCTCTACGGGTCACCCGGGCGCCTGGCCGCGGCCGGCGACGGGCGCGACCTGTCCGGGCTGGCGCGCGACCGGGGCGCGGAGTGGACGGTCGCGGACGCGCCGCTGCTCGACGAGCTGGCCGAGCTGCTCGGGGAACCCCCGGCCGGTCACGCCGGACCGGCCGAGCCGGACGGCCGCTACGCCTCCGAGGTGCTGTCCATCCTGGAGTCGGCCGACCGCGAGCTCGCCGGGGAGGACCCCGACGAGCTGCGCCCCACCGACTTCGTCACCGCGGACGTGCTCGCCGCCCGGCACGTGGCCGGGACCTCCGGCACGGTGGCCGAGCGCGCGGCCGCCGACCGGGACTGGCGCTACGGCCACCTCGTCGTCGACGAGGCCCAGGAGCTGTCCGCGATGGACTGGCACGTCCTGCTGCGGCGCTGCCCGTCCCGCTCGATCACCGCGGTCGGCGACCTCGCCCAGCGCAGCGCCCCGGCCGGCGCCGCGTCGTGGGCCGACGTCCTCGGGCCGCACCTCGCGGAGCGGTGGACGCACCGGACGCTGACGGTGAACTACCGGACGCCGACCGAGATCATGACCCCGGCCGCGGCGGTGCTCGCCGGGTACGCCCCGGACCACACCCCGCCCGTGTCGGTGCGCGCGACCGGCGTGCACCCGTGGGAGCGCACGGTGCCCGCGCACGCGCTCGCCGGCGCGCTGCGGGCGGCCGTCGACGAGGAGCAGGAACGGGTGGGCCAGGGCACGGTCGCCGTGATCGCCGCCGGCACCGCGGACCTGCCCGCCCTCGACGGGGTCCCGGTGCACACCCCGGTGTCGGCGAAGGGGCTGGAGTTCGACGCCGTCGTGATCGTCGACCCGGAACGCGTCCGGGCCGCGAACCCGGCCGACCTCTACGTGTCGATGACCCGGGCCACGCAACGGCTGGGGCAGCTCCGCTGCTCGTGA
- a CDS encoding undecaprenyl-diphosphate phosphatase has product MSWLEVIVLGVIQGLTEFLPVSSSGHLRIASELFFGRDPGAAFTAVTQLGTEAAVIVYFARDIGHLLLTWVRGFRDPEVRQTDDYRLAWLVIVGSIPIAVLGVLFKTQVETVARNLWLVATTLIVFGVLLGLAERFGRQVKPIERITVRDGILLGLAQAMALVPGVSRSGGTITAGLALGLTRPAIVRYSFLLAIPSVFGAGLFTLPDVFAGDGPSGVQMIVAVVISFVIGYAVIAWLLRFVQNNTVYVFVAYRIVLGVALLAGLAIGAVSAT; this is encoded by the coding sequence ATGAGCTGGCTCGAGGTGATCGTCCTCGGAGTCATCCAGGGGTTGACCGAGTTCCTGCCCGTCTCGTCGTCGGGGCATCTCCGCATCGCCTCGGAGCTGTTCTTCGGGCGGGACCCGGGGGCCGCCTTCACCGCCGTCACCCAGCTCGGGACCGAGGCCGCGGTGATCGTCTACTTCGCCCGGGACATCGGGCACCTGCTGCTCACATGGGTGCGCGGGTTCCGGGACCCGGAGGTCCGGCAGACCGACGACTACCGGCTGGCCTGGCTGGTGATCGTCGGGTCGATCCCGATCGCCGTGCTCGGGGTGCTGTTCAAGACCCAGGTCGAGACGGTCGCGCGCAACCTCTGGCTGGTCGCGACGACGCTGATCGTGTTCGGTGTGCTGCTGGGCCTGGCCGAGCGGTTCGGCAGGCAGGTGAAGCCGATCGAGCGGATCACGGTGCGGGACGGCATCCTGCTCGGGCTCGCGCAGGCCATGGCGCTGGTCCCGGGCGTCTCCCGCTCCGGCGGGACGATCACCGCGGGGCTGGCGCTCGGCCTGACCCGGCCGGCGATCGTGCGGTACTCGTTCCTGCTGGCGATCCCCTCGGTGTTCGGCGCGGGCCTGTTCACGCTGCCCGACGTGTTCGCAGGCGACGGGCCGTCCGGCGTCCAGATGATCGTGGCGGTCGTGATCTCGTTCGTGATCGGCTACGCGGTGATCGCCTGGCTGCTGCGGTTCGTGCAGAACAACACGGTGTACGTGTTCGTCGCCTACCGGATCGTGCTGGGCGTCGCGCTGCTCGCCGGCCTCGCGATCGGGGCGGTCTCCGCGACCTGA
- a CDS encoding DUF5703 family protein codes for MTVSGPEETGTEGNRFAGTRDGEAWTDDRYEYRPVRIDGDVSRLTASVRLAVQAEFSGWELSRLRLYPGGVRKVVLRRRRSQHGLLPEPTF; via the coding sequence ATGACGGTGAGCGGACCGGAGGAGACCGGAACCGAGGGGAATCGGTTCGCCGGGACTCGGGACGGCGAGGCCTGGACCGACGACCGGTACGAGTACCGCCCGGTGCGGATCGACGGCGACGTCTCCCGGTTGACGGCGTCGGTCCGCCTCGCCGTCCAGGCCGAGTTCTCCGGCTGGGAGCTGTCCCGGCTGCGGCTCTACCCGGGTGGCGTGCGCAAGGTCGTCCTGCGCCGGCGGCGCAGCCAGCACGGCCTGCTGCCCGAGCCCACGTTCTGA
- a CDS encoding DUF3090 domain-containing protein — protein MARVIHVFRRPDRFVAGTVGEPGDRAFYLQAIESSRTISVLLEKQQVSVLAERITALLGEVAKRFGEENLAEGTPAETTSSDNDPLDVPLEEEFRVGTMGLGWDADSSSIVVELLAVTEEEVDESVVLDDTEEGPDALRVFLSPSAAKAFADRAEKVVSAGRPPCPLCAEPLDPEGHVCVRLNGYHDRNPVADAE, from the coding sequence ATGGCACGCGTCATCCACGTCTTCCGCCGCCCCGACCGCTTCGTGGCCGGGACCGTCGGCGAGCCCGGCGATCGGGCCTTCTACCTGCAGGCGATCGAGAGCTCCCGGACGATCAGCGTGCTGCTCGAGAAGCAACAGGTGTCGGTGCTGGCGGAGCGGATCACCGCGTTGCTCGGGGAGGTCGCGAAGCGCTTCGGCGAGGAGAACCTCGCCGAAGGCACACCGGCCGAGACCACCTCGTCCGACAACGACCCGCTCGACGTCCCGCTCGAGGAGGAGTTCCGGGTCGGCACCATGGGGCTGGGCTGGGACGCGGACTCCAGCTCGATCGTCGTCGAGCTCCTCGCGGTGACCGAGGAGGAGGTCGACGAGTCGGTCGTGCTCGACGACACCGAGGAGGGCCCGGACGCGCTGCGGGTGTTCCTGTCCCCGTCGGCGGCCAAGGCGTTCGCCGACCGCGCCGAGAAGGTCGTCTCGGCCGGACGGCCGCCGTGCCCGCTGTGCGCCGAGCCGCTGGACCCGGAGGGGCACGTCTGCGTCCGGCTGAACGGCTACCACGACCGCAACCCCGTGGCCGACGCGGAGTGA
- a CDS encoding aldo/keto reductase gives MQRRPVGASGLEVSRVGLGTMTWGEDTSPTEAAAQLTAFVDAGGTLVETADDYGGGTAQQVLGGLLRGTVPRDDVVIAGRGTAGSPADRERASRGALLRSLDTTLRRLGVDHLDLWQFPGWDPRVPLDEMLSAVQVAVYSGRVRYAGLVAPQGWQLATVAGHAAHGPDPGVCRPVSAQVEYSLLAREPEAELLPAAGHHGLGVLAWAPLGRGVLTGKYTDGTPADSRAASALLASYVEARRTERSARIVQSVLTAADGLGTSPLVVALTWVRDRPGVASAVVGARDAAQLRASLAAEDVTLPAEIRTALDDVSDPV, from the coding sequence GTGCAACGCAGACCGGTCGGCGCCAGCGGCCTCGAGGTGTCCCGGGTCGGGCTGGGCACCATGACCTGGGGCGAGGACACCTCCCCCACCGAGGCGGCCGCGCAGCTGACGGCGTTCGTCGACGCCGGCGGGACGCTGGTCGAGACGGCCGACGACTACGGCGGCGGCACCGCCCAGCAGGTGCTGGGCGGGCTGCTGCGCGGGACCGTGCCGCGGGACGACGTCGTGATCGCCGGGCGGGGCACGGCCGGCTCCCCCGCCGACCGGGAGCGGGCCTCCCGCGGCGCGCTGCTGCGCTCACTGGACACCACGCTGCGCCGGCTGGGCGTCGACCACCTGGACCTGTGGCAGTTCCCCGGCTGGGACCCGCGGGTGCCGCTCGACGAGATGCTCTCCGCGGTGCAGGTCGCCGTCTACTCCGGCCGGGTGCGCTACGCCGGGCTGGTCGCCCCGCAGGGCTGGCAGCTCGCCACGGTCGCCGGGCACGCGGCGCACGGGCCGGATCCGGGGGTGTGCCGCCCGGTCTCGGCCCAGGTCGAGTACTCGCTGCTGGCCCGCGAGCCCGAGGCCGAGCTGCTGCCGGCCGCCGGCCACCACGGGCTGGGCGTGCTCGCGTGGGCCCCGTTGGGGCGCGGCGTGCTGACCGGCAAGTACACCGACGGGACCCCCGCCGACTCCCGCGCCGCGAGCGCGCTGCTCGCCTCCTACGTGGAGGCCCGGCGCACCGAGCGCTCGGCGCGGATCGTGCAGTCGGTCCTCACCGCCGCCGACGGGCTCGGCACCTCCCCGCTGGTCGTCGCCCTGACCTGGGTCCGGGACCGGCCCGGGGTGGCGAGCGCGGTCGTCGGCGCGCGGGACGCGGCGCAGCTGCGGGCGTCGCTGGCGGCCGAGGACGTCACCCTGCCGGCCGAGATCCGGACCGCGCTGGACGACGTGAGCGACCCCGTCTGA